A region from the Pelagovum pacificum genome encodes:
- a CDS encoding zinc-finger domain-containing protein, whose product MTNPVPETKVVSQWRIACDGGDGALGHPRVWLQIPHETGYVECGYCDARYVHESVADKAD is encoded by the coding sequence ATGACAAATCCCGTTCCCGAGACGAAGGTCGTCAGCCAGTGGCGCATTGCCTGCGACGGCGGCGACGGCGCGCTCGGCCATCCGCGCGTTTGGCTGCAGATCCCGCACGAGACGGGCTACGTCGAGTGTGGCTACTGCGACGCGCGCTACGTTCACGAAAGCGTCGCCGACAAGGCCGACTGA
- a CDS encoding ABC transporter ATP-binding protein, with amino-acid sequence MTGNAIEIENLRKTYAATPRTEAKEALKGVDLNIPQGSIFGLLGPNGAGKSTLINILAGLVLKTEGKVKIWGFDQDRNPRQSRASIGVMPQEVNLDPFFTPRASLEVQAGLYGVPKAQRKTDEILELIGLTDKAEAYSRSLSGGMRRRLLLGKALVHSPQILVLDEPTAGVDIELRNMLWQNVRKLNEGGMTIILTTHYLEEAEQMCDEIAIINHGEVTVRDTTANLLSRLDGKTMVVQPDRPAELPDLPDGITGEKTADGRLVFTYQSGKTSAEEVLRAVHSAGIGIRDVKTEQADLEDVFLSLTRSV; translated from the coding sequence ATGACCGGCAACGCGATCGAGATCGAAAACCTCCGCAAGACCTACGCCGCCACCCCGCGGACGGAGGCGAAAGAGGCGCTCAAGGGTGTCGACCTCAACATTCCGCAGGGCTCCATCTTCGGGCTGCTCGGCCCCAACGGGGCGGGGAAGTCCACGCTGATCAACATTCTCGCCGGGCTGGTGCTGAAGACCGAGGGCAAGGTGAAGATCTGGGGCTTCGACCAGGACCGCAACCCGCGACAGAGCCGCGCCTCCATCGGGGTGATGCCGCAGGAAGTGAACCTTGATCCCTTCTTCACGCCGCGCGCCTCGCTGGAAGTGCAGGCCGGCCTCTACGGCGTGCCGAAGGCGCAACGCAAGACCGACGAAATCCTCGAGCTGATCGGCCTGACCGACAAGGCCGAGGCCTATTCCCGCTCGCTCTCGGGCGGCATGCGGCGTCGTCTCTTGCTCGGCAAGGCGCTGGTGCACAGCCCGCAGATCCTCGTGCTGGATGAGCCGACGGCAGGCGTCGACATCGAGCTGCGCAACATGCTCTGGCAGAACGTGCGCAAGCTGAACGAGGGGGGGATGACCATCATCCTCACGACGCACTATCTCGAGGAAGCCGAGCAGATGTGCGACGAGATCGCGATCATCAACCACGGTGAAGTGACGGTGCGGGACACGACGGCGAACCTGCTGTCGCGGCTCGACGGCAAGACGATGGTGGTTCAGCCGGACCGTCCGGCGGAGCTGCCCGATCTGCCCGACGGGATCACCGGCGAGAAGACCGCCGACGGCCGGCTGGTGTTCACCTACCAGAGCGGCAAGACCAGCGCGGAGGAAGTGCTGCGCGCGGTCCATTCCGCCGGGATCGGCATCCGCGACGTGAAGACGGAGCAGGCGGACCTCGAGGACGTGTTCCTGTCGCTGACTCGGTCGGTCTGA
- a CDS encoding DUF4159 domain-containing protein produces MWTIGPLGFAAPWLLLGLLILPLLWLILRAVPPAPVRRRFPGVALLLGLMDEESQSDRTPWWLLLLRMIAVALLIGGFAGPVLNPQVETAGSGPLMIVADGSWADARDWDRRSDRIDAALEEATRLGRPVALVSLTDLPPDGPNFQSADMAATSLPSFEPKAWSPDAEAVTAWTDTLDGGFDTLWLSDGLDWPYRDDLLDALQDRGDVTVFESPRPVVALRPATFEAGEISLTALRADTDIAGEGTLAAVGLDPAGAERQLATTDIGWEAGSGETEVSLDLPPELRNRISRFELTGVRSAGAVTLTDDALQRREVALIAGGTEREGLELLDPLHYLREALEPTADVIEGDLSDILLANPEVIIFADVATLAEGEAEDVLEWVEDGGMLLRFAGTRLAASDVSRTSEDPLMPVRLRAGGRSVGGAMSWGEPKGFAEFDEDSPFFGLDVPEDVAVNAQVMAQPDPTLADRVIAQLADGTPLVTRKSQGEGQIVLFHVTANAEWSTLPLSGLFVEMLERLAVSTRPASPSEEELAGVTWSAEEVLTAFGRIEDAGTLPGVSGERLAEGRPDAGLPPGLYAGEDRRVAVNVIGAEETLAPTSWPSNVPVVGLEVVRETILKGWVLGGALALLLADILASLLLTGRLRGPRAAAAALAAFALFGLGTPETALAQEPQVIEEPAANSGDELALRATEEVVLAHVLTGDAQVDETALAGLRGLSDTLYRRTSIEPAEPLGVDIEQDELAFFPLLYWPITESQPMPSAEAYAKLNRYLRSGGMIVFDTRDADLASFGSGSPEGRRLQALARPLDIPPLEPLPQDHVLTRTFYLLQDFPGRHNSRDIWVEASPPGAEQVEGMPFRDLNDGVTPVVIGGNDWAAAWAIDENGNRSFPIGRGMAGERQRELSLRFGVNLVMHVLTGNYKSDQVHVPALLDRLGQ; encoded by the coding sequence ATGTGGACGATTGGCCCCCTCGGATTCGCGGCCCCTTGGCTGCTGCTTGGCCTGCTGATCCTGCCGCTCTTGTGGCTGATCCTGCGCGCGGTGCCGCCCGCGCCGGTTCGCCGCCGCTTCCCCGGTGTCGCGCTGCTGCTCGGCCTGATGGACGAGGAGAGCCAGTCTGACCGGACGCCGTGGTGGCTGCTGCTGCTGCGCATGATCGCCGTGGCGCTGCTGATCGGCGGCTTCGCCGGGCCGGTCCTGAACCCTCAGGTAGAGACCGCGGGCTCCGGCCCGCTGATGATCGTTGCCGACGGAAGCTGGGCCGATGCACGGGACTGGGATCGCCGGTCCGACCGGATCGACGCCGCGCTGGAAGAGGCGACGCGCCTTGGTCGCCCGGTCGCGCTCGTCTCGCTGACCGACTTGCCGCCGGATGGGCCGAACTTCCAGTCCGCCGACATGGCCGCGACCAGCCTGCCCTCGTTCGAGCCGAAGGCCTGGTCCCCCGACGCCGAGGCCGTGACGGCATGGACCGACACGCTCGACGGCGGGTTCGACACGCTCTGGCTGTCAGACGGGCTAGACTGGCCCTATCGCGACGATCTGCTCGATGCGCTGCAGGACCGCGGCGACGTGACCGTGTTCGAAAGCCCGCGCCCGGTCGTGGCCCTGCGCCCCGCGACCTTCGAGGCGGGGGAGATCTCCCTGACCGCCCTGCGCGCCGACACGGACATCGCCGGCGAAGGCACGCTTGCCGCCGTCGGCCTGGACCCCGCCGGAGCGGAGCGTCAGCTCGCGACGACCGACATCGGTTGGGAGGCCGGCAGCGGCGAAACCGAGGTCTCCCTCGACCTGCCGCCGGAGTTGCGGAACCGGATCTCCCGGTTCGAGCTGACAGGCGTGCGCTCCGCCGGGGCCGTGACCCTGACCGACGACGCGCTGCAACGGCGCGAAGTCGCGCTGATCGCCGGCGGCACGGAACGTGAGGGGCTCGAACTGCTCGACCCGCTGCACTACCTGCGCGAGGCGCTGGAGCCGACCGCCGACGTGATCGAGGGCGACCTGTCGGACATCCTGCTCGCCAACCCCGAGGTCATCATCTTCGCCGATGTCGCAACGCTGGCCGAGGGCGAGGCCGAGGACGTGCTCGAATGGGTCGAAGACGGTGGCATGTTGTTGCGCTTCGCCGGCACCCGCCTTGCCGCGTCGGACGTCAGCCGCACGTCGGAAGACCCGCTGATGCCCGTCCGCCTCCGGGCCGGTGGCCGCAGCGTCGGCGGCGCAATGAGCTGGGGCGAGCCAAAGGGCTTTGCCGAGTTCGACGAGGACAGCCCCTTCTTCGGCCTCGACGTGCCGGAAGACGTCGCCGTCAACGCGCAGGTCATGGCGCAGCCGGACCCGACGCTCGCGGACCGGGTGATCGCGCAGCTGGCCGACGGCACGCCGCTCGTCACCCGCAAGAGCCAGGGCGAGGGTCAGATCGTGCTGTTCCACGTCACCGCGAATGCCGAATGGTCGACGCTGCCGCTTTCTGGCCTGTTCGTCGAGATGCTGGAGCGCCTTGCCGTTTCCACCCGCCCCGCCAGCCCCTCGGAAGAGGAGCTCGCCGGCGTGACATGGTCCGCCGAAGAGGTGCTGACCGCCTTCGGCCGGATCGAGGACGCCGGCACCCTGCCCGGCGTATCCGGCGAGCGCCTGGCCGAGGGCCGCCCGGACGCCGGCCTGCCGCCCGGCCTCTACGCCGGCGAAGACCGCCGGGTCGCGGTCAACGTGATCGGCGCCGAGGAAACGCTCGCGCCGACGAGCTGGCCATCGAACGTGCCGGTCGTCGGGCTGGAGGTCGTCCGCGAGACGATCCTCAAGGGCTGGGTCCTCGGCGGTGCGCTGGCGCTGCTGCTGGCCGACATCCTCGCCTCGCTGCTGCTGACGGGCCGCCTTCGCGGGCCGCGCGCCGCCGCCGCCGCACTCGCCGCCTTCGCGCTCTTCGGCCTTGGAACGCCCGAGACCGCGCTGGCGCAGGAGCCGCAGGTGATCGAAGAGCCCGCCGCGAACAGCGGAGACGAACTGGCGTTGCGCGCCACTGAGGAAGTGGTGCTGGCGCATGTGCTGACCGGCGATGCGCAGGTCGACGAAACCGCCCTCGCCGGGTTGCGCGGCCTCTCTGACACGCTCTATCGCAGAACGTCGATCGAGCCCGCGGAGCCGCTCGGCGTCGACATCGAGCAGGATGAGCTCGCCTTCTTCCCGCTGCTGTACTGGCCGATCACCGAAAGCCAGCCGATGCCCTCGGCGGAGGCCTACGCCAAGCTGAACCGCTACTTGCGGTCGGGCGGCATGATCGTCTTCGACACGCGGGACGCCGACCTCGCCAGCTTCGGCTCCGGCTCACCCGAGGGCCGGCGGCTGCAGGCGCTGGCCCGGCCGCTCGACATTCCGCCGCTCGAACCGCTGCCGCAGGACCACGTGCTGACGCGGACCTTCTATTTGCTGCAGGACTTCCCGGGCCGTCACAACAGCCGCGACATCTGGGTCGAAGCCTCACCGCCCGGTGCCGAGCAAGTGGAGGGCATGCCCTTCCGCGACCTCAACGACGGCGTGACCCCGGTGGTGATCGGCGGCAACGATTGGGCCGCGGCGTGGGCGATCGACGAGAACGGCAACCGCTCCTTCCCGATCGGTCGTGGCATGGCCGGGGAACGCCAGCGCGAGCTTTCGCTGCGGTTCGGCGTGAACCTCGTGATGCACGTGCTGACGGGGAACTACAAATCCGACCAGGTGCATGTTCCGGCGCTGCTGGACAGGCTTGGGCAATAG
- a CDS encoding DUF58 domain-containing protein: MSDPLVLRQGAEALAGPFPPLLAEAEHLATTVLLGEHGRRRPGQGDNFWQFRPAMPFDETRSIDWRRSGRADGAFVREREWQIAQSIILWIDQAASMSFGSLKDGTTKGQRARLLGLATAVLLIRGGERVGLTGLRLPPRAGESQLARMAALLSEQDEVDYGTPEATGMLPHSRAMFVSDFMGDMEPVEAALTKAADRGVRGAMVQVLDPQEEGFPFDGRTIFESMSGGIRHETLKAGDLRDRYLERLAERKDRLRMLASTTGWQFLTHHTGDSAASALLWIYGALERRN, encoded by the coding sequence GTGAGCGACCCGCTCGTCCTCCGGCAAGGGGCGGAGGCGCTCGCCGGCCCCTTCCCGCCCCTGCTTGCGGAGGCGGAGCATCTCGCGACGACCGTCCTGCTCGGCGAGCACGGCCGGCGGCGGCCGGGACAGGGTGACAATTTCTGGCAGTTCCGCCCCGCGATGCCGTTCGACGAGACGCGCTCCATCGACTGGCGCCGCTCCGGTCGGGCCGATGGCGCCTTCGTGCGCGAACGCGAATGGCAGATCGCGCAGAGCATCATCCTCTGGATCGACCAGGCCGCGTCGATGTCCTTCGGCTCGCTCAAGGACGGGACCACCAAGGGCCAGCGCGCCCGGCTGCTCGGCCTTGCGACCGCTGTCCTGCTGATCCGGGGCGGGGAGCGCGTCGGCCTGACCGGCCTGCGCCTGCCGCCGCGTGCCGGTGAGTCGCAGCTCGCCCGCATGGCCGCGCTGCTGTCGGAACAGGACGAGGTCGACTACGGCACGCCCGAGGCGACCGGCATGCTGCCGCACAGCCGGGCGATGTTCGTTTCCGATTTCATGGGCGACATGGAGCCGGTCGAGGCCGCACTGACCAAGGCCGCAGACCGCGGCGTGCGCGGCGCGATGGTGCAGGTGCTCGACCCGCAGGAAGAGGGCTTCCCCTTCGACGGGCGCACGATCTTCGAAAGCATGTCCGGCGGTATCCGCCACGAGACGCTGAAGGCCGGTGACCTGCGTGACCGCTACCTCGAGCGGCTGGCCGAGCGGAAGGATCGCCTCCGTATGCTGGCGTCGACGACCGGCTGGCAGTTCCTGACCCATCACACCGGCGACAGTGCGGCCTCCGCCCTGCTCTGGATTTACGGCGCGCTGGAGCGGCGAAACTGA
- a CDS encoding AAA family ATPase — MTADADLVADIETLGTKLEAARESISKRFIGQERVVDLTLAALVSGGHALLIGVPGLGKTRLVNTLGTVMGLDANRIQFTPDLMPADIIGSEVLETSEDGRRSFRFIPGPVFTQLLMADEINRASPRTQSALLQAMQEREVTVAGEHRPLGKPFHVLATQNPIEQEGTYPLPEAQLDRFLVKIDVKYPRRDTERDILVATTGVQDDDVHAVFTADELLDAQMLLRRMPVGDAVVEMILDLVRACRPDDESAPDIVRNAVSWGPGPRAAQALMMTVRAEALTHGRLAPSAEDVRSMALPVLGHRMALSFAARARGESLDHLIEEVAARVTRIEAAA, encoded by the coding sequence ATGACCGCCGACGCCGACCTCGTGGCCGATATCGAAACCCTCGGCACGAAGCTGGAAGCCGCGCGGGAGTCGATCTCGAAGCGCTTCATCGGGCAGGAACGGGTCGTCGACCTGACGCTCGCGGCACTCGTCTCCGGCGGACACGCGCTGCTGATCGGGGTGCCCGGGCTCGGCAAGACGCGACTGGTGAACACGCTCGGCACGGTCATGGGGCTGGACGCCAACCGCATCCAGTTCACGCCCGACCTGATGCCCGCCGACATCATCGGCTCCGAAGTGCTGGAGACATCCGAGGACGGCCGCCGGTCGTTCCGATTCATTCCCGGCCCGGTCTTCACGCAGCTGCTGATGGCGGACGAGATCAACCGGGCCTCGCCCCGGACCCAGTCCGCCCTGCTGCAGGCCATGCAGGAGCGCGAGGTCACCGTCGCCGGTGAGCATCGCCCGCTCGGCAAGCCGTTCCACGTTCTCGCCACGCAGAACCCGATCGAACAGGAAGGCACCTACCCGCTGCCCGAGGCCCAGCTCGACCGTTTCCTCGTGAAGATCGACGTGAAGTACCCGCGCCGCGATACGGAGCGCGACATCCTCGTCGCCACGACCGGCGTGCAGGACGACGACGTGCATGCCGTCTTCACGGCCGATGAACTGCTCGACGCGCAGATGCTGCTGCGCCGGATGCCGGTGGGCGACGCGGTGGTGGAGATGATCCTCGACCTCGTCCGCGCCTGCCGTCCCGACGACGAAAGCGCGCCCGACATCGTCAGGAACGCGGTAAGCTGGGGCCCCGGCCCCCGTGCCGCGCAGGCGCTGATGATGACCGTGCGGGCCGAGGCCCTGACGCACGGCCGGCTCGCGCCCAGCGCGGAGGACGTCCGCTCGATGGCGCTGCCGGTGCTCGGTCACCGGATGGCGCTGTCCTTCGCGGCCCGAGCCCGGGGCGAAAGCCTCGACCACCTGATCGAAGAGGTCGCAGCCCGCGTCACGCGGATCGAGGCAGCGGCGTGA
- a CDS encoding DUF1285 domain-containing protein, whose amino-acid sequence MDVKVSADSLAKSASAASKKGLPPVEKWNPPFCGDLDMRIARDGTWFYLGTPIGRAELVRLFSTILKKEGDDYFLVTPVEKVGITVEDAPFVAVDFEPVEGGLEFLTNVGDKAVAGPDHPIRVVRDPETGEPSPYVLIRRNLEALIDRKSFYRLVEEGETAEHDGADWFGVRSGGQFFPIIPAADLP is encoded by the coding sequence ATGGACGTGAAGGTTTCCGCCGACAGCCTCGCGAAATCGGCATCCGCTGCCTCCAAAAAGGGCCTGCCCCCGGTAGAGAAGTGGAATCCGCCGTTCTGTGGCGATCTCGACATGCGTATCGCGCGGGACGGAACGTGGTTCTACCTCGGCACGCCGATCGGTCGGGCGGAACTCGTGCGGCTGTTCTCCACCATCCTTAAGAAAGAGGGGGACGACTACTTCCTCGTCACTCCGGTGGAGAAGGTCGGCATCACCGTCGAGGACGCGCCGTTCGTCGCGGTGGATTTCGAGCCGGTCGAGGGCGGGCTCGAGTTCCTGACCAACGTCGGGGACAAGGCGGTCGCCGGGCCGGATCACCCGATCCGCGTCGTGCGCGACCCCGAAACCGGGGAACCCTCGCCCTACGTCCTGATCCGCCGCAACCTCGAGGCGCTGATCGACCGCAAGAGCTTCTATCGCCTCGTCGAGGAAGGCGAGACGGCGGAGCATGACGGCGCAGACTGGTTCGGCGTGCGCTCCGGCGGGCAGTTTTTCCCGATCATCCCGGCCGCCGACCTGCCCTGA
- a CDS encoding hydroxypyruvate isomerase family protein, with translation MPRFCANLSLLFTDLPMVERVSAAAAAGFEAVEILFPYEENAAELSRALKASRLKLALINAPPPNYADPEGPRGFAAVPAAKDRFRSDFRRTLRYAETLGVERIHLMAGVAEGADAAAVFADNLAWAAATAPNRQLTIEPINSDDMPGYFLDDFAVAVAVLQDIGAPNLSLQFDAYHAHRIIGDVIGTWNAVAPLVGHVQVADFPGRHEPGTGVIDFPGFFAAIDASGYDGWVSAEYHPLKSTEAGLGWRKI, from the coding sequence ATGCCTCGATTCTGCGCCAACCTTTCGCTTCTGTTCACCGACTTGCCGATGGTCGAGCGTGTCTCCGCCGCGGCCGCCGCCGGGTTCGAGGCGGTGGAGATCCTCTTTCCCTACGAAGAGAACGCCGCCGAACTCTCCCGTGCCTTGAAAGCCAGTCGTCTCAAGCTCGCCCTCATCAACGCGCCCCCGCCGAACTACGCCGACCCCGAGGGCCCGCGCGGCTTCGCGGCGGTGCCCGCGGCGAAGGACCGGTTCCGCTCCGACTTCCGCCGCACGTTGCGCTATGCCGAAACGCTCGGCGTCGAGCGCATCCACCTGATGGCCGGCGTGGCGGAGGGGGCCGACGCGGCAGCGGTCTTCGCCGACAACCTAGCCTGGGCGGCCGCGACCGCGCCGAACCGGCAACTTACCATCGAGCCGATCAACAGCGACGACATGCCGGGATATTTCCTCGACGATTTCGCCGTCGCAGTCGCCGTGCTTCAGGACATCGGCGCACCGAACCTGTCGCTCCAGTTCGACGCCTATCATGCGCACCGGATCATCGGCGACGTGATCGGCACATGGAACGCGGTTGCGCCGCTCGTCGGGCATGTGCAGGTCGCCGATTTTCCCGGTCGGCACGAGCCGGGCACCGGCGTCATCGACTTCCCGGGCTTCTTCGCGGCAATCGATGCCTCCGGCTACGATGGCTGGGTCAGCGCGGAATATCATCCGCTCAAGTCGACCGAGGCCGGGCTCGGCTGGCGCAAGATCTGA
- a CDS encoding VOC family protein, which translates to MSETRPIVAWTEIPVIDMDRGCDFYAKVFGWTMTRDDSGPNPMAVFDGRSAGVVSGHIYPGTPGQGPTIHLTVPDTVETAADRCTASGGRVLGPVISIPAGRFQYATDPDGNSIGLFEMAA; encoded by the coding sequence ATGAGTGAGACAAGACCCATCGTTGCCTGGACCGAGATCCCGGTGATCGACATGGACCGCGGCTGCGACTTCTACGCCAAGGTGTTCGGCTGGACGATGACGCGGGACGACAGCGGGCCCAACCCGATGGCGGTGTTCGACGGGCGCAGCGCCGGGGTCGTCAGCGGCCATATCTATCCTGGCACCCCCGGACAGGGCCCGACGATCCACCTGACAGTGCCCGACACGGTCGAGACCGCCGCCGACCGCTGCACCGCCTCGGGGGGACGGGTGCTCGGCCCCGTGATCTCGATTCCGGCCGGCCGCTTCCAGTATGCCACCGATCCCGACGGCAACTCGATCGGCCTGTTCGAGATGGCGGCCTGA
- a CDS encoding helix-turn-helix transcriptional regulator, giving the protein MRRADRLFRIVQHLRGGRLLTAAQLAEKLEVTPRTIYRDVADLIGSGVPIEGEAGVGYVMRAGYDLPPLMFTTDEVVALVAGARLIRAWGGQAMAAAAEEALVKIETVLPDEARARAARVPVHSIAHASLSEEVRGLIDRIETASTDRRRLHLGYSDADGRVTERIVRPLGLWYWGSVWTVVAWCELREDFRMFRLDRISRFDFGAPFREEKGKRLSDFYLTCPRPPEGP; this is encoded by the coding sequence ATGCGGCGCGCCGACCGTCTGTTCCGGATCGTCCAGCATCTGCGGGGCGGGCGGCTGCTGACGGCGGCGCAACTGGCCGAGAAGCTCGAGGTCACGCCCCGGACGATCTACCGGGACGTGGCCGACCTGATCGGCTCCGGCGTTCCCATCGAGGGCGAGGCCGGGGTCGGCTACGTGATGCGCGCGGGCTATGACCTGCCGCCGCTGATGTTCACCACGGACGAGGTCGTCGCCCTGGTCGCGGGCGCGCGGCTGATCCGGGCATGGGGCGGGCAGGCGATGGCCGCCGCCGCCGAGGAGGCACTCGTGAAGATCGAGACGGTGCTCCCCGACGAGGCCCGCGCCCGCGCCGCGCGCGTGCCGGTCCACTCCATTGCGCATGCGTCCCTGAGCGAGGAGGTCCGCGGCCTGATCGACCGGATCGAGACCGCGTCGACCGACCGGCGGCGCCTGCACCTGGGCTACAGTGATGCCGATGGCCGGGTGACGGAGCGCATCGTCCGCCCGCTCGGCCTCTGGTACTGGGGGAGCGTCTGGACGGTCGTCGCCTGGTGCGAGCTGCGCGAGGATTTCCGCATGTTCCGCCTCGACCGGATCAGCCGCTTCGACTTCGGCGCGCCGTTCCGGGAGGAGAAAGGCAAACGCCTGTCTGATTTCTATCTGACGTGCCCGCGTCCGCCTGAAGGTCCCTGA
- a CDS encoding VWA domain-containing protein, with product MTRPDDIEELKAAMTAATPRPDPARRAETLRLAAESFAARQGSSAEGRPTPADAPRGFIAGVKSMFANISTRGALVASTAVFAGCVLVLTPQGRDLLRPVLPMGQAVPEAPKAPEEPVVLNVPEVDPAPRGRAEGDVATMAAPADGAPVVANELRSAPAGGAESAMSSDDEAPMVEEEAESLPDTAAITAPPSPQAVAPVPLGRMAQQFDGGAAEFSDEMVMEAPPAPMGSGVSRDALVAPEPDTEAFPEADPSSVKVTTEEPVSTFSIDVDTASWSIVRSSLSRGQLPPRDAVRIEEMVNYFPYDYPAPEAGEAPFRASIGVMDSPWAEGRQLVHIGLQGEMPALAERPPLNLVFLIDTSGSMEDATKLPLLIQSFRLMLSELRPDDEVAIVTYAGSAGVVLEPTRASERQTITDALQRLSAGGSTNGQGGLQQAYATAEAMMQDGEIGRVILATDGDFNVGIYDPGELTDYIEEKRDSGTYLSVLGFGRGNLDDATMQALAQNGNGTAAYIDTLNEAQKVLVDQLTGSLFPIADDVKVQVEFNPAAVAEYRLIGYETRALRREDFNNDAIDAGELGAGHSVTAIYEVTPIGSDARMTDPLRYGSEPQTVSGDADELGFLKLRYKEPGEDTSQLLEQPILPDSVAGTEARFAASIAGFGELLRGSDYLGDWGYDDAIALANDNRGEDAFGYRSEAVQMMRLAQSLDQ from the coding sequence ATGACCCGCCCCGACGACATCGAAGAGCTGAAAGCGGCAATGACTGCCGCGACCCCGCGCCCCGACCCGGCGCGGCGGGCGGAGACGCTGCGCCTCGCGGCGGAAAGTTTCGCCGCGCGCCAAGGATCGTCCGCCGAGGGGCGTCCTACTCCTGCCGATGCCCCGAGGGGCTTTATTGCAGGAGTGAAATCAATGTTTGCCAATATTTCCACACGTGGGGCACTGGTCGCCTCGACTGCCGTATTCGCCGGCTGTGTCCTTGTCCTGACGCCGCAGGGGCGCGATCTTTTGCGCCCGGTTCTGCCGATGGGACAGGCTGTGCCGGAAGCGCCGAAAGCGCCGGAGGAGCCGGTCGTCCTCAACGTACCGGAGGTGGACCCCGCCCCGCGCGGGCGCGCCGAAGGCGATGTCGCCACGATGGCGGCCCCGGCCGACGGTGCGCCGGTCGTCGCGAACGAACTGCGCAGCGCCCCCGCCGGCGGGGCTGAGTCTGCGATGTCGTCCGACGACGAGGCCCCGATGGTCGAGGAAGAGGCCGAGAGCCTCCCGGACACCGCTGCGATCACCGCACCGCCCTCGCCGCAGGCCGTCGCGCCCGTCCCGCTCGGCCGCATGGCGCAGCAGTTCGATGGCGGCGCCGCCGAATTCTCCGACGAGATGGTCATGGAAGCTCCACCTGCGCCCATGGGCAGCGGTGTGTCTCGGGACGCCCTCGTGGCGCCGGAGCCGGACACCGAAGCCTTCCCCGAAGCCGACCCGTCGAGCGTCAAGGTCACGACCGAAGAGCCCGTCTCCACCTTCTCGATCGACGTCGACACGGCGAGCTGGTCGATCGTGCGCTCCTCGCTGTCGCGCGGCCAGCTGCCGCCCCGCGACGCGGTGCGGATCGAGGAGATGGTGAACTACTTCCCCTACGACTATCCCGCGCCGGAGGCCGGCGAAGCGCCGTTCCGCGCCAGCATCGGCGTGATGGACAGCCCCTGGGCCGAGGGCCGGCAATTGGTCCACATCGGCCTGCAGGGCGAGATGCCCGCGCTTGCCGAGCGGCCGCCGCTGAATCTCGTCTTCCTGATCGACACGAGCGGCTCGATGGAGGATGCGACCAAGCTGCCGCTGCTGATCCAGTCCTTCCGCCTGATGCTGTCCGAGCTGCGCCCGGACGATGAAGTCGCGATCGTGACCTATGCGGGCTCCGCCGGCGTTGTGCTCGAGCCGACCCGCGCGAGCGAGCGGCAGACGATCACCGACGCGCTGCAACGTCTGTCGGCGGGGGGTTCGACCAACGGTCAGGGCGGGTTGCAGCAGGCCTACGCCACGGCGGAGGCGATGATGCAGGACGGCGAGATCGGCCGTGTCATCCTCGCCACCGACGGCGACTTCAACGTCGGCATCTACGACCCCGGAGAACTGACCGACTACATCGAGGAGAAGCGCGACAGCGGCACCTACCTTTCGGTGCTCGGCTTCGGGCGCGGCAACCTCGACGACGCGACGATGCAGGCGCTGGCGCAGAACGGCAACGGGACGGCGGCCTATATCGACACGCTGAACGAGGCGCAGAAGGTGCTGGTGGACCAGCTCACCGGCTCGCTCTTCCCGATCGCCGATGACGTGAAGGTGCAGGTGGAGTTCAACCCCGCCGCCGTCGCCGAGTACCGCCTGATCGGCTACGAGACACGCGCCCTGCGACGCGAGGACTTCAACAACGACGCGATCGACGCGGGGGAACTCGGCGCCGGCCACTCGGTCACCGCGATCTACGAGGTGACGCCGATCGGCTCGGACGCGCGAATGACCGATCCGCTGCGCTACGGCTCCGAACCGCAGACCGTCTCTGGCGACGCGGACGAGCTCGGCTTCCTCAAGCTGCGCTACAAGGAACCGGGGGAGGACACGTCGCAGCTTCTCGAGCAACCAATACTGCCGGATTCGGTGGCGGGAACCGAGGCTCGCTTCGCCGCGTCCATCGCGGGCTTCGGAGAGCTGCTGCGCGGGTCCGACTACCTCGGTGACTGGGGCTACGACGACGCCATCGCGCTCGCCAACGACAACCGGGGCGAGGACGCGTTCGGCTATCGCTCCGAAGCGGTGCAGATGATGCGGCTCGCCCAGTCACTCGACCAGTAA